In Chrysoperla carnea chromosome 2, inChrCarn1.1, whole genome shotgun sequence, the following proteins share a genomic window:
- the LOC123291939 gene encoding period circadian protein, which produces MQSESGTHKISDSGYSNSCSNSQSQRSGTSGTSGSSKSRNSGSNSSRSSGYCGGSRHQCVSTDSSNEVNPKPLLKRNKEKDHKKKKLKVDGITTIPAVTEIETATDIPNCSTVADKTLNEKEDETTDIGQENVESNHPTVIEGAQDIIVSLKSPQLSTLVAEATETEPKGVQTWATSSAGILPPEEQGIPKNAEAEKEETESPSTPHVPEQTTPKKRVNDSEDGFYCVISMHDGVVLYTTPTLTTILGFPQDMWLGRSFIDFVHPKDRVTFASHITTDVAIPIAETSGQVKECRQNSLYVSLRKYRGLKSSGFGVVEKAVTYMPFHLSLIFRQMQPKSSSLMSTNSNSNPDYKSLYLIVSASPLQSPYKVPDETYVSTRFCTRHTTTCEISHVDPDVVTNFGFFPQDMLRHSIFDFYHPEDMLFLKKVYQTVVEKAQITGSVFRSKPYRFATQNGTYVTIETDWSCFVNPWTRKVEFIVGHHRVLQGPRNPNIFESTREDSSQISEEVLKESKLIQAEIQYLLLSELPRPGNIARQQVSQRCKDLASFMETLMEDVTRSNHIQLDVPHEIDPSFSERDSVMLGEISPHHDYYDSKSSSETPPSYNQLNYNENLQRFFESKPMTKAEDDNIEQKSTSINLQMEVESKNNVNPPTCLNRKHLSPIQTSGDSGSGSADNSSGSNPNMDGSGNTSGTNASNSGSYKPPTLTEELLVRHNEDMEKEMAKRHKERRSGNKADRDAHKNSKTYHKMCFQSPMDKNDPQGHGHGLKRSGSHSWEGDYHKQSKHQHTDQVDFLNHPREHNHEVASIIPSVLNPTVLESNVNNSTMMPNETYLQSTINNTNLWPPFSVSASPMQNSNQCITTSAFAGNVMPVYYIVQSGQPPQEHPGPPPYSLSCFPNMVFPSVAFPTPIMYPSLALLHPLSLPVKTPTQLIRPAAPNVSTNSKTSMSLTTHTHEHRTVCTTSNENNKTHKPASQATSIKAELGSAMESVASNSVTNKALSEYSKRELGVHSLCSIGSLQASSPDQDGLEKTNTSLPLQLDERERVDAKGNQSGGSLECDGESSYSSFYSSFLKTEASVSNDENTNSDNKGNSTSKSEECKNRKSQGIKRKTIPPWLEAVTVTPELVYQYQLSFKNMSDILQADLLSLKEINQPMLVNDQLSQLYLDLELEGLSSKLTLEDGLTSSSSSGEETSSGKKKASRKRRSYSKMVIIYEEDAPFPPAPQ; this is translated from the exons ATGCAGTCAGAATCAGGTACACATAAAATTTCCGATTCTGGATATTCAAACAGTTGCAGTAACAGCCAATCGCAAAGAAg tGGCACCAGTGGTACTAGTGGTAGCTCTAAGTCTCGTAATAGTGGAAGTAATTCAAGCAGAAGTAGTGGATATTGTGGGGGAAGCAGACACCAATGTGTTTCAACAGACAG TTCAAATGAAGTAAATCCAAAACCATTATTGAAACGTAACAAAGAGAAAGATCACAAGAAAAAGAAGTTAAAAGTAGATGGAATAACAACTATACCAGCAGTAACTGAAATAGAAACAGCTACTGATATACCAAATTGTTCTACAGTTGCTGATAAAA CATTAAATGAAAAAGAGGATGAAACTACGGACATTGGTCAAGAAAATGTCGAATCAAATCATCCCACTGTTATAGAAGGTGCACAAGACattatagtttcattaaaatcgccACAGCTATCAACATTAGTAG CGGAAGCAACAGAAACAGAACCTAAAGGTGTACAAACATGGGCAACATCCAGTGCAGGAATATTACCTCCAGAGGAGCAAGGAATTCCCAAAAATGCAGAAGCtgaaaaagaagaaactgaAAGCCCCTCAACACCACACGTACCAGAGCAAACAACACCTAAAAAACGTGTAAATGATTCTGAG GATGGATTCTATTGTGTTATATCAATGCACGATGGAGTTGTATTGTATACAACACCCACCTTAACTACTATTCTTGGATTTCCACAAGATATGTGGCTTGGACGTTCATTCATAGATTTTGTTCATCCAAAGGATAGAGTTACATTTGCATCACATATAACCACCGATGTTGCTATTCCAATTGCAGAAACTTCTGGTCAAGTTAAAG aatgtagacaaaattcattatatgtATCACTTCGTAAATATCGTGGATTAAAATCAAGTGGATTTGGCGTCGTTGAAAAAGCAGTAACATACATGCCATTTCATTTATCACTCATATTCCGTCAAATGCAACCAAAGTCGTCATCTCTTATGAGCACAAATAGTAACAGTAATCCagattataaaagtttatatctAATCGTATCCGCTTCACCTCTACAGTCACCTTATAAAG TTCCAGATGAAACATATGTTTCCACAAGATTTTGTACACGGCATACAACAACCTGTGAAATATCCCATGTTGATCCCGATGTAGTaacaaattttggttttttcccACAAGACATGTTACGTCattcaatatttgatttttaccaTCCAGAAGATATgttgtttttaaagaaagtttatCAGACAGTTGTTGAAAAAGCTCAAATTACAGGATCAGTATTTCGTAGCAAACCATATCGCTTCGCCACACAAAATGGAACATATGTAACTATTGAAACCGACTGGAGTTGTTTTGTAAATCCATGGACACGTAAAGTAGAATTTATCGTTGGACATCATCGTGTTTTACAG GGTCCAAGAAATCcaaatatatttgaaagtaCACGAGAAGATTCAAGTCAAATATCCGAAGAAGTTTTAAAAGAGAGTAAATTAATCCAAGCGGAAATACAATATTTACTATTGTCAGAACTACCGCGTCCAGGAAATATTGCAAGACAGCAAGTGTCACAACGGTGTAAAGATCTTGCTTCATTTATGGAAACATTAATGGAAGATGTGACTCGATCGAATCATATACAACTTGATGTGCCTCATGAAATTGATCCAAGTTTCTCAGAAAGAGATTCTGTAATGCTCGGGGAAATTTCACCACACCATGATTACTATGATAGTAAATCATCATCAGAAACCCCACCCAGTtacaatcaattaaattataatgaaaatttacaacGATTTTTTGAAAGTAAACCAATGACCAAAGCTGAAGATGataatattgaacaaaaatcaACTAGTATTAATTTACAGATGGAAGTGGAATCCAAAAATAATGTAAACCCTCCTACATGTTTAAATAG aaaacatTTATCTCCAATTCAAACTAGTGGAGATTCAGGAAGTGGAAGTGCTGATAATAGTTCCGGTAGTAATCCAAATATGGATGGTAGTGGAAATACTAGTGGCACAAATGCATCAAACTCTGGTTCTTATAAACCACCAACATTAACTGAAGAACTATTAGTTCGACATAATGAAGATATGGAAAAAGAAATGGCAAAAAGACATAAGGAGCGTCGTTCAGGAAATAAAGCTGATCGAGATGctcataaaaatagtaaaacttATCATAAAATGTGCTTTCAATCACCTATGGATAAAAATGATCCACAAGGTCATGGACATGGACTCAAACGTAGTGGATCACATTCATGGGAGGGTGATTACCATAAACAATCAAAACATCAACATACAGATCAAGTTGATTTTCTAAATCATCCAAGAGAACATAATCATGAAGTTGCATCAATAATACCTAGTGTTTTAAATCCGACTGTGCTTGAATCAAATGTTAATAATTCAACAATGATGCCAAatgaaacatatttacaatCTACG ataaataatacaaatcttTGGCCACCATTTTCTGTCTCTGCTTCTCCAATGCAAAACTCCAATCAATGTATAACAACTTCTGCGTTTGCTGGTAATGTTATGCCTGTGTACTATATTGTTCAATCTGGACAACCGCCACAAGAACATCCAGGACCACCACCTTATTCTC tttCGTGTTTTCCTAACATGGTTTTCCCATCTGTAGCATTCCCAACACCAATTATGTATCCATCATTAGCACTTTTACATCCATTGAGCCTGCCAGTAAAAACACCAACGCAATTAATACGACCAGCTGCCCCAAATGTTTCTACTAATAGTAAAACATCGATGTCATTAACAACGCATACACATGAACATCGAACCGTCTGCACAACtagtaatgaaaataataaaacacataaaccTGCAAGTCAAGCAACATCTATAAAAGCTGAGCTTGGTAGTGCAATGGAAAGTGTCGCTTCTAATAGTGTTACAAATAAG GCATTATCCGAATATTCAAAACGCGAACTCGGGGTGCATTCTTTGTGTTCTATTGGATCTCTACAAGCTAGTTCGCCAGATCAGGATGGTTTGGAAAAAACAAATACATCGTTGCCTTTACAG CTGGATGAACGAGAAAGAGTGGATGCAAAAGGAAATCAAAGTGGTGGTAGTTTGGAATGCGATGGTGAAAGTAGTTATTCATCGTTTTATTCATCGTTCCTTAAAACAGAAGCATCAGTATCCAATGATGAAAATACAAATAGTGATAACAAAGGAAATAGTACGAGCAAAAGTGAAGAG tgtAAAAATAGGAAATCACAAGGTATTAAACGTAAAACAATTCCTCCATGGCTGGAAGCAGTAACAGTAACACCTGAATTAGTGTACCAGTATCAACTATCGTTTAAGAATATGTCAGATATTCTTCAAGCAGATTTATTAAGTCTAAAAGAAATCAAtcag ccaATGTTGGTGAATGATCAATTAAGTCAACTATATTTAGATTTAGAATTAGAAGGTTTATCATCAAAACTTACATTAGAAGATGGCCTTACATCAAGCAGTAGTAGTGGAGAAGAAACTTCCTCTGGAAAAAAA AAGGCATCTAGAAAACGAAGATCTTATAGTAAAATGGTTATAATCTATGAGGAAGATGCACCATTCCCCCCAGCACCACAATAA